One Flexivirga aerilata DNA segment encodes these proteins:
- a CDS encoding SDR family oxidoreductase, producing the protein MPDLNGKTALVTGAGRGIGRAIALRLGRDGARVVVHYASSGNGAAETVAQIRDSGGDAMAIQAELGVDGDAERLWSAYDEQADGVDIIVNNAGVLGGRIPFAEVTEQTYDEIFAVNTRAPFFVLQHGLSRLRSGGRIVNVSTRFTHGARVPDLAAYAMSKAAIDSLTATLAKELGPRGITVNAVGPGATATDMNAARLASEEGRAEMAALSPLARIAQPEDVADIVAFLASDDARWVTGQWVDASGGSML; encoded by the coding sequence ATGCCGGATCTCAACGGCAAGACCGCGCTCGTCACCGGGGCAGGCCGCGGCATCGGCCGCGCCATCGCCCTACGCCTTGGCCGGGATGGAGCGCGGGTCGTCGTCCATTACGCCTCAAGCGGCAACGGTGCCGCGGAAACCGTTGCGCAGATACGCGATTCGGGCGGGGATGCCATGGCGATCCAGGCCGAGCTGGGCGTCGACGGCGACGCGGAGCGGCTGTGGTCGGCATACGACGAACAGGCCGACGGCGTCGACATCATCGTCAACAACGCCGGGGTGCTCGGCGGCCGGATCCCGTTTGCGGAGGTGACCGAGCAGACCTACGACGAGATCTTCGCGGTGAACACTCGGGCGCCGTTTTTCGTGCTGCAGCACGGATTGAGTCGCCTGCGGAGCGGTGGACGGATCGTCAACGTGTCAACGCGATTCACGCATGGCGCGCGCGTGCCGGACCTCGCGGCATACGCGATGTCGAAGGCGGCAATCGACTCGCTGACGGCGACGCTCGCCAAGGAACTCGGCCCGCGCGGGATCACGGTCAACGCGGTCGGACCGGGCGCGACCGCCACCGACATGAACGCGGCACGGTTGGCCAGTGAGGAGGGTCGGGCCGAGATGGCGGCCCTGTCGCCCCTGGCGCGCATCGCCCAGCCGGAGGACGTCGCCGACATCGTGGCGTTCTTGGCGTCCGACGACGCCCGGTGGGTGACCGGTCAGTGGGTCGACGCCAGCGGCGGTTCGATGCTGTAG
- a CDS encoding TetR/AcrR family transcriptional regulator, which translates to MTEATRGRPRSFDRDAGLDKAIRLFWRHGYEATSMRDLTTALGISAPSLYRAYGDKRTLFAEAVAAYDRVYGGFIDRALAEEPTARDVAFRLFAEAPARYTQRDLPSGCLVVSGDAGTHDPEVGRLLSGLRNAKVDRLAARIRADIRAGTLDGDVDARALARFTMGALTGLAEAARDGAGRAELRRVGEVAARAWP; encoded by the coding sequence GTGACCGAAGCGACACGTGGCCGGCCCCGATCGTTCGACCGGGATGCCGGACTGGACAAGGCAATTCGGCTGTTCTGGCGGCACGGCTACGAGGCGACGTCGATGCGGGACCTCACGACCGCCCTCGGCATCTCAGCGCCGAGTCTCTATCGCGCCTATGGCGACAAGCGAACGCTCTTCGCGGAGGCTGTCGCGGCCTACGACCGGGTCTACGGCGGCTTCATCGACCGCGCGCTGGCCGAAGAGCCGACCGCCCGTGATGTCGCTTTCCGGCTGTTCGCCGAAGCGCCGGCGCGTTACACACAGCGCGACCTTCCCTCCGGCTGCCTCGTCGTCTCGGGCGACGCCGGCACGCACGACCCCGAGGTCGGCCGTCTCCTCTCCGGTCTGCGCAACGCCAAGGTCGACCGGCTCGCGGCCCGGATCCGAGCGGACATCAGGGCCGGAACGCTCGACGGGGATGTCGACGCTCGGGCGCTGGCGCGGTTCACGATGGGCGCCCTGACCGGGCTGGCCGAAGCGGCGCGCGACGGTGCCGGCCGGGCGGAGCTACGCCGCGTCGGAGAGGTCGCCGCACGAGCGTGGCCGTGA
- a CDS encoding PhoX family protein: MSARPDETSSVPVSNRRQLRLAPHNGSRDPMTCQYRCANACFHPVPNASDNEYFGDLVASAGHSRRTVLRAVGVGALAAAAVGVQAGQPAAAKTKTPKAKPNSAYVWDFEATPPVPFATDKVVTPQGFTWEPLVKWGDPIVTGAPSFDFDKQTAAAQEQQFGYNCDYVGLIRTGKNAGLLVVNNEYTNEELMFRGYTSASALTPEQVKIVMAAHGMSVVEVRKTGDTWRAKLGAKVNRRITATTPIQLTGPAAGSKLTRTTADPSGRRVLGTFANCSGGMTPWGTVLSGEENFNGYFRAPEAPADQKAAYDRYGVTGSAGRNWESVDPRFDATREPNEVNRFGYVVEVDPADPASTPRKHTALGRVKHEGATTRLSADGRAVVYLGDDERFDYLYKFVSRDRYKPGDKKHNLTLLEAGDLYVAKFAGGSATDHDGTGTWVPLTKDGKSAVAGMSVEEVLVHTRLAADQVGATKMDRPEDVEPSPVTGKVYMVCTNNSKRTAAQVDGPNPRPSNKHGHIVEITEAGNDAAATTMTWRLVLIAGDPNDPSTYFDGYDRAEVSPISCPDNVAFDSRGNLWISTDGNALGNADAFFMMPLEGAEFGHVQQFHTMPHGAEAAGPLIVDDTTVLCSVQHPGEVSGATPANPASQFPYDGTGQPRPSVIQVYADKKRTRK; the protein is encoded by the coding sequence ATGTCCGCTCGCCCCGACGAGACCTCCTCCGTGCCGGTCAGCAACCGCCGCCAGCTGCGACTCGCGCCGCACAACGGCTCGCGCGACCCGATGACCTGTCAGTACCGCTGTGCCAACGCCTGCTTCCACCCGGTGCCCAACGCGTCGGACAACGAATACTTCGGCGACCTGGTCGCGAGCGCCGGCCACAGCCGCCGCACCGTGCTGCGCGCGGTGGGCGTCGGCGCGCTGGCGGCCGCGGCCGTCGGAGTCCAGGCCGGCCAGCCTGCTGCAGCGAAGACGAAAACCCCTAAGGCGAAACCGAATTCGGCATACGTCTGGGACTTCGAAGCGACCCCGCCGGTGCCGTTCGCGACCGACAAGGTCGTCACCCCGCAGGGCTTCACCTGGGAGCCGCTGGTCAAGTGGGGCGACCCGATCGTCACGGGTGCGCCGAGCTTCGACTTCGACAAGCAGACCGCGGCCGCGCAGGAGCAGCAGTTCGGCTACAACTGCGACTACGTCGGCCTGATCCGCACCGGCAAGAACGCCGGGCTGCTCGTGGTCAACAACGAATACACCAACGAAGAGCTGATGTTCCGCGGCTACACCTCCGCGTCGGCGCTCACCCCCGAGCAGGTCAAGATCGTGATGGCGGCGCACGGCATGTCGGTCGTCGAGGTACGCAAGACCGGTGACACCTGGCGCGCCAAGCTCGGCGCGAAGGTCAACCGCCGCATCACCGCCACCACGCCCATCCAACTCACCGGACCGGCCGCCGGCAGCAAGCTCACCCGCACCACCGCCGACCCGTCGGGCCGGCGGGTGCTCGGCACCTTCGCCAACTGCTCGGGCGGTATGACGCCGTGGGGCACGGTCCTCTCGGGCGAGGAGAACTTCAACGGCTACTTCCGCGCGCCCGAGGCGCCCGCCGATCAGAAGGCGGCCTACGACCGCTACGGCGTCACCGGCTCCGCCGGCCGCAACTGGGAGTCGGTCGACCCGCGCTTCGACGCGACCCGGGAACCCAACGAGGTCAACCGTTTCGGCTACGTCGTCGAGGTCGACCCCGCCGACCCGGCGTCGACCCCGCGCAAGCACACCGCGCTCGGCCGGGTGAAGCACGAGGGCGCCACCACCCGCCTGTCGGCCGACGGCCGCGCCGTCGTCTACCTCGGCGACGACGAGCGCTTCGACTACCTCTACAAGTTCGTCTCGCGCGACCGCTACAAGCCCGGCGACAAGAAGCACAACCTCACGCTGCTCGAGGCCGGCGACCTCTATGTCGCCAAGTTCGCGGGCGGATCGGCCACCGACCACGACGGCACCGGCACCTGGGTGCCGCTCACCAAGGACGGCAAGTCGGCCGTCGCGGGCATGTCGGTCGAGGAGGTGCTCGTGCACACCCGCCTCGCGGCCGACCAGGTCGGCGCCACCAAGATGGACCGCCCGGAGGACGTCGAGCCCAGCCCGGTGACCGGCAAGGTCTACATGGTCTGCACCAACAACTCCAAGCGCACCGCGGCCCAGGTCGACGGCCCCAACCCGCGCCCGTCCAACAAGCACGGCCACATTGTCGAGATCACCGAGGCCGGCAATGACGCGGCCGCGACGACGATGACCTGGCGGCTGGTGCTGATCGCCGGCGACCCGAACGACCCGTCGACCTACTTCGACGGCTACGACCGTGCCGAGGTCAGCCCGATCTCCTGCCCGGACAACGTCGCCTTCGACTCGCGCGGCAATCTCTGGATCTCCACCGACGGCAACGCGCTCGGCAACGCCGACGCGTTCTTCATGATGCCGCTCGAGGGAGCCGAGTTCGGCCACGTGCAGCAGTTCCACACCATGCCGCACGGAGCCGAGGCCGCCGGTCCGCTGATCGTCGACGACACCACCGTGCTGTGCTCGGTGCAGCACCCGGGCGAGGTGAGCGGCGCGACGCCCGCCAACCCCGCCAGCCAGTTCCCGTATGACGGCACCGGCCAGCCGCGGCCCAGCGTCATCCAGGTGTATGCCGACAAGAAGCGCACCCGGAAGTGA
- a CDS encoding sulfurtransferase: protein MTRPTHPLISAAALADVLPAVTVLDTRWQLGQPSRRPSYDEGHVPGAAWVEFEEVLSGEPGAGGRHPMPDGDRFESAMRTAGVRNDTPVVVYDDGNSLAASRCWWLLQYFGKEDVQVLDGGFAGWVAGGHPVTTDPADPVEGDFVATDPGAALLDADDAADIADRALLLDARPADRFAGVNETIDPVAGHIPGAVSAPALANVTETGHFLSPDDLAMRFTALGVKPDTEVGVYCGSGVQATHLALALQASGIHPHTSVYIGSWSHWITDPERPVEV, encoded by the coding sequence ATGACGCGACCTACGCACCCCCTGATCAGCGCCGCCGCCCTCGCGGACGTGCTGCCCGCGGTCACGGTGCTCGACACCCGTTGGCAACTGGGCCAGCCGTCGCGGCGCCCGTCGTACGACGAGGGCCACGTGCCGGGGGCGGCCTGGGTGGAGTTCGAGGAGGTGCTGTCGGGTGAGCCCGGCGCGGGCGGCCGCCATCCGATGCCCGACGGCGACCGCTTCGAGTCGGCCATGCGGACCGCCGGCGTGCGTAACGACACGCCCGTCGTGGTGTATGACGACGGCAACTCCCTGGCCGCCAGCCGGTGCTGGTGGCTGCTGCAGTATTTCGGCAAGGAGGACGTGCAGGTGCTCGACGGCGGTTTCGCCGGTTGGGTGGCCGGCGGTCACCCCGTCACGACCGACCCGGCCGACCCCGTCGAGGGCGACTTCGTGGCCACCGACCCCGGCGCGGCGCTGCTCGACGCGGACGACGCCGCCGACATCGCCGACCGTGCACTGCTGCTCGACGCCCGGCCGGCCGACCGTTTCGCCGGCGTCAACGAGACCATCGACCCGGTCGCCGGCCACATCCCCGGTGCGGTCTCGGCACCCGCGCTGGCCAACGTCACCGAGACGGGACACTTCCTGTCCCCCGACGACCTGGCGATGCGCTTCACGGCGCTCGGGGTGAAGCCGGACACCGAGGTCGGCGTCTATTGCGGCTCCGGCGTGCAGGCGACCCACCTCGCGCTCGCGCTGCAGGCCTCCGGCATACATCCGCACACGAGCGTCTACATCGGCTCCTGGTCGCACTGGATCACCGACCCGGAGCGTCCGGTCGAGGTGTGA
- a CDS encoding DoxX family protein, whose translation MLASIFITGGYNTVRNPERVAHLTEPVVAKLRASVPGAENVVPSDAVLATRINGGVQVVAGSLLAIGKFPRASALALAGSIVPTTIAGHAFWEVDDPAQKAQQRVQFFKNLSILGGLLIAAVDTEGKPSVAWRGRQAAHQAAGAVSSALPSSSEGSNAASSFKSTLSSVVDAAKEQGAHLSEVAKERGPELAEAAKERGATLAEAAREHGPVVADALREQGGDLSRRAQKRAAKAARKAQAQFA comes from the coding sequence ATGCTCGCATCCATCTTCATCACCGGCGGGTACAACACGGTGCGCAACCCGGAGCGCGTCGCACACCTGACCGAACCCGTCGTGGCCAAGCTGCGCGCGTCCGTGCCCGGCGCCGAGAACGTCGTGCCCAGCGACGCCGTGCTCGCCACCCGCATCAACGGCGGCGTGCAGGTCGTGGCCGGCTCGCTGCTCGCGATCGGCAAGTTCCCGCGCGCCTCCGCGCTCGCCCTGGCCGGCAGCATCGTCCCGACGACCATCGCGGGCCACGCGTTCTGGGAGGTCGACGACCCGGCACAGAAGGCGCAGCAGCGCGTGCAGTTCTTCAAGAACCTCAGCATCCTCGGCGGCCTGCTCATCGCGGCGGTCGACACCGAAGGCAAGCCGAGCGTCGCCTGGCGCGGCCGCCAGGCAGCCCACCAGGCCGCGGGCGCGGTGTCGTCGGCGCTGCCGAGCTCGAGCGAGGGCAGCAACGCGGCCAGCTCGTTCAAGAGCACCCTCAGCTCGGTCGTCGACGCGGCCAAGGAGCAGGGCGCCCACCTGTCCGAGGTCGCCAAGGAGCGCGGCCCGGAGCTGGCCGAAGCCGCCAAGGAGCGCGGTGCCACCCTCGCCGAGGCGGCCCGGGAGCACGGCCCGGTCGTCGCCGACGCCCTCCGCGAGCAGGGCGGCGACCTGAGCCGCCGCGCCCAGAAGCGCGCCGCCAAGGCCGCCCGGAAGGCGCAGGCGCAGTTCGCCTGA
- a CDS encoding DUF2277 domain-containing protein, producing MCRNIRPLNNFAPPATDDEVRAAAIQYVRKIGGSTKPSQANEEAFDRAVEAITAASRDFIDSLVTTAPPKNREEEAAKARARSQARYGTPASA from the coding sequence ATGTGCCGCAACATCCGCCCGTTGAACAACTTCGCGCCGCCCGCGACCGACGACGAGGTCCGGGCCGCCGCGATCCAGTACGTCCGAAAGATCGGCGGCAGCACCAAACCGTCGCAGGCCAACGAGGAGGCCTTCGACCGCGCGGTCGAGGCGATCACCGCCGCCAGCCGGGACTTCATCGACTCGCTGGTGACCACCGCGCCGCCCAAGAACCGCGAGGAAGAGGCCGCCAAGGCGCGCGCCCGCTCGCAGGCCCGCTACGGCACCCCCGCTTCCGCATGA
- a CDS encoding DUF3806 domain-containing protein, whose protein sequence is MSTAGEVTVRPLDRAAQRALTGWLGDARAAGIDIDDPASISTAFDDYVDQVLLTPAAERVDPTPTLTMIGMAMGEHLQRNSSLQWRIVSDPKGTDLALASADDLGILYPIDPVAEAWTARERGWLPGFVAEVLGQLRAAGA, encoded by the coding sequence ATGAGCACCGCCGGTGAGGTCACCGTCCGGCCGCTCGACCGGGCCGCCCAGCGGGCGCTGACCGGTTGGCTCGGCGACGCGCGCGCGGCCGGCATCGACATCGACGACCCGGCCTCGATCAGCACGGCGTTCGACGACTACGTCGACCAGGTGCTGCTCACCCCGGCGGCCGAGCGGGTCGACCCGACACCGACGCTCACGATGATCGGTATGGCGATGGGCGAGCACCTGCAACGCAATTCGTCGCTGCAATGGCGCATCGTCAGCGACCCGAAGGGCACCGACCTGGCGCTGGCGTCGGCCGACGACCTCGGCATCCTCTACCCGATCGACCCGGTCGCCGAGGCCTGGACCGCGCGCGAGCGCGGGTGGCTGCCCGGCTTCGTGGCCGAGGTGCTCGGTCAGTTGCGCGCCGCCGGAGCGTGA
- a CDS encoding deoxyguanosinetriphosphate triphosphohydrolase, producing MSYSAYDRQRFVREDPAHKRLDRDDFARDRARVLHSAGLRRLASKTQVLQPHSDDFIRNRLTHSLEVAQIGREFGEGLGCNADVVDMACLAHDLGHPPFGHNGESALNEVSGHIGGFEGNAQTLRILTRLEAKRSRPDGSSVGLNLTRASLDAVSKYPWRRGENPSQPAKFGCYADDAEIFDWMRSTAPTDRYQRRCVEAQVMDWADDVAYSVHDVEDGITAGLIDLRALRSPTEVEELAGLARRLYAPGLETAMLATSFERLVESGVIPGQHHAGRQGVAALKDMTSRLIGRLVGTAEAATRAKFGDRPLTRYAADVVIPPEILAECVMLKAVAARYVMLTDARRMLLEEQRQIIHTLVAAYHDRPDRLDPMLAEDHAKAPDDAARLRVVVDQVASLTDHRARALAGEWI from the coding sequence GTGAGCTATTCGGCATACGACCGGCAGCGGTTCGTCCGCGAGGACCCGGCTCACAAGCGCCTGGATCGCGACGACTTCGCCCGCGACCGCGCGCGGGTGCTGCACTCCGCGGGCCTGCGCCGGCTCGCCTCCAAAACGCAGGTGTTGCAACCGCATTCGGACGACTTCATCCGCAACCGGCTGACGCATTCGCTCGAGGTCGCGCAGATCGGTCGCGAGTTCGGCGAAGGTCTCGGCTGCAACGCCGACGTCGTCGACATGGCGTGCCTGGCGCACGATCTCGGCCACCCGCCGTTCGGGCACAACGGTGAGTCCGCGCTCAACGAGGTGAGCGGGCACATCGGCGGCTTCGAGGGCAACGCGCAGACGTTGCGCATCCTCACCCGCCTGGAGGCCAAACGGTCGCGTCCGGACGGTTCGTCGGTCGGGCTCAACCTCACCCGTGCGTCGCTCGACGCGGTCAGCAAATACCCATGGCGGCGCGGCGAAAATCCTTCGCAGCCAGCAAAATTCGGCTGCTATGCCGACGACGCGGAGATCTTCGACTGGATGCGCTCGACCGCACCGACCGACCGCTATCAGCGCCGGTGCGTCGAGGCGCAGGTGATGGACTGGGCCGACGACGTCGCCTACTCCGTGCACGACGTCGAGGACGGCATCACCGCCGGACTCATCGACCTGCGGGCGCTGCGGTCGCCGACCGAGGTCGAGGAGCTCGCCGGGCTCGCCCGCCGCCTCTACGCGCCGGGACTGGAAACCGCAATGCTCGCAACGTCGTTCGAGCGACTGGTCGAGAGCGGCGTCATACCCGGGCAGCACCACGCCGGACGGCAGGGCGTCGCGGCGCTCAAGGACATGACCAGCCGGCTGATCGGCAGGCTCGTCGGCACCGCGGAGGCCGCCACCCGGGCGAAGTTCGGCGACCGGCCGCTCACCCGTTACGCCGCCGACGTCGTCATACCGCCGGAGATCCTGGCCGAGTGCGTGATGCTCAAGGCGGTCGCGGCGCGCTACGTGATGCTCACCGACGCGCGGCGGATGCTGCTGGAGGAGCAGCGTCAGATCATCCACACCCTCGTGGCGGCCTACCACGACCGACCCGACAGACTGGATCCCATGCTGGCCGAGGATCACGCCAAGGCTCCCGACGACGCCGCCCGGCTGCGCGTGGTGGTCGATCAGGTTGCGTCGCTCACCGACCACCGTGCTCGCGCACTGGCGGGGGAGTGGATCTGA
- a CDS encoding NAD(P)H-dependent flavin oxidoreductase: MAHTWSRSTLPLLGAPMAGPGTPELAAAISNAGGFGMLPAGYQPVDTLAAAIERARSLTDHGFGVNVFVPSPQDEARDAFAIARYAEQLAPVARSLDAAVPAPRWDDTDSFDAKIDLLEEQRIPLVSFVFGLPPVEVVERLHAVGTQVMATVTDADEALAAVRGHADLLCVQGAQAGGHRGTHGVQTIPNDRGWQQLLGEVRSVTGVPLVVAGGIMTATDVRLALELGAVAVQCGTAFLLTDEAGTSAAYRAGLTDDALDELVVTRAFSGRPARGLRNDFVDRFDTVAPAVFPIVDQLTKPLRAAATKQSDHQLINLWAGTGWRRARTGPAADVVAELTAGVAPAGG; the protein is encoded by the coding sequence ATGGCGCACACCTGGTCCCGCAGCACGCTGCCGTTGCTCGGGGCACCGATGGCCGGCCCCGGCACCCCCGAGCTGGCGGCCGCGATCAGCAACGCCGGCGGCTTCGGCATGCTCCCGGCCGGCTACCAGCCCGTCGACACCCTCGCCGCAGCGATCGAGCGGGCCCGGTCGCTGACCGACCACGGGTTCGGGGTCAACGTGTTCGTCCCGTCACCGCAGGACGAGGCGCGCGACGCCTTCGCGATCGCCCGGTATGCCGAGCAGCTCGCGCCCGTAGCGCGCTCCCTCGACGCGGCCGTGCCCGCTCCCCGGTGGGACGACACCGACAGCTTCGACGCCAAGATCGACCTGCTCGAGGAGCAGCGAATCCCGTTGGTGTCCTTCGTCTTCGGGCTTCCGCCGGTCGAGGTGGTGGAGCGGCTGCACGCCGTCGGCACGCAGGTGATGGCCACCGTCACCGACGCGGACGAGGCACTGGCCGCCGTGCGCGGCCACGCCGACCTGCTCTGTGTGCAGGGCGCCCAGGCCGGCGGGCACCGGGGCACCCACGGCGTGCAGACGATCCCCAACGACCGCGGCTGGCAGCAGCTGCTCGGGGAGGTGCGCAGCGTGACCGGCGTGCCCTTGGTGGTCGCGGGCGGCATCATGACCGCCACCGACGTCCGGCTCGCGCTCGAGCTCGGCGCGGTCGCCGTGCAGTGCGGCACGGCGTTCCTGCTCACCGACGAGGCCGGCACGAGTGCGGCATACCGGGCCGGCCTGACCGACGACGCGCTCGACGAACTCGTGGTGACGCGTGCGTTCAGCGGCCGCCCGGCGCGCGGCCTCCGCAACGACTTCGTCGACCGGTTCGACACGGTCGCGCCCGCGGTCTTCCCGATCGTCGACCAGCTCACCAAACCGCTGCGGGCCGCGGCGACGAAGCAGTCGGATCACCAGCTGATCAACCTCTGGGCCGGCACCGGCTGGCGCCGCGCCCGCACCGGTCCGGCCGCCGACGTCGTCGCCGAACTCACAGCCGGGGTGGCGCCCGCGGGCGGCTGA
- the dnaG gene encoding DNA primase — MAGRIKSDDVELVKERSSIEDVVREHVTLRRSGNNLVGLCPFHDEKTPSFSVNPTQGFYHCFGCGKGGDVISFVMEVDHLTFAESVERLAGKAGVELHYEDGERPREATIGRRTRLIEAHRVAEEFYRSLLPAMPEARAARDYLRGREFDGKVAEQFGLGYAPTDGHALANHLRSKGFQRDELLTAGLINRGGYDVFQGRLLWPIRDITGDTVGFGARRIFDGDPRPAKYLNTGETPIYKKQKVLYGLDLAKKAIADDRRAVVVEGYTDVMAAHLSGVTQAVATCGTAFGVEHIKLLRRLLRDETAGEQARVIFTFDGDAAGQKAALKAYDEDQRWAAQSYVAVAADGQDPCELRISGGAEAVRGLVEQATPMFEFVVDTTLARFDLDAVTGRVAAIKALAPIVADIRDANTRNAQTREVSLRIGIGIDEFAEAVRRAPRGGIASARKAREEAGPRRGGEPDGAGEQAGAGATSYEAMLPDLRDPIVRGEHMLLQCLVQFPTSVPPQQLALVKPSDFTAPAHRAVFEGIVAVGPDPAKSQAAWLSAVTDQLPEVVRPLVAQLAVEPLPTKLDGQGRPDWHYVRSLVVRVREVALRRQIAETMSALRRSDDAEQTRAISGELTTQQRALADLLAGLE; from the coding sequence ATGGCGGGTCGCATCAAGTCCGACGACGTCGAACTCGTCAAGGAACGCAGTTCGATCGAGGATGTCGTGCGCGAGCACGTCACGCTGCGGCGCTCCGGCAACAACCTGGTCGGCCTCTGCCCCTTCCACGATGAGAAGACGCCGTCCTTCTCGGTCAACCCGACCCAGGGCTTCTACCATTGCTTCGGCTGTGGCAAGGGTGGCGACGTCATCTCGTTCGTCATGGAGGTCGACCACCTCACCTTCGCCGAGTCCGTCGAACGGCTCGCCGGCAAGGCCGGTGTCGAGCTGCACTACGAGGACGGCGAGCGGCCGCGCGAGGCGACCATCGGCCGGCGCACCCGGCTGATCGAGGCGCACCGGGTCGCCGAGGAGTTCTACCGCTCGCTGCTGCCGGCGATGCCCGAGGCGCGCGCGGCACGCGACTACCTGCGCGGCCGCGAGTTCGACGGCAAGGTCGCCGAGCAGTTCGGTCTCGGCTACGCCCCGACCGACGGGCACGCCCTGGCAAATCACCTGCGCAGCAAGGGTTTTCAGCGCGATGAGCTGCTGACCGCCGGGCTGATCAACCGCGGCGGCTACGACGTCTTCCAGGGCCGGCTGCTGTGGCCGATCCGCGACATCACCGGCGACACGGTCGGCTTCGGCGCGCGCCGCATCTTCGACGGCGACCCGCGCCCGGCCAAATATCTCAACACCGGCGAGACCCCGATCTACAAGAAGCAGAAGGTGCTCTACGGGCTCGACCTGGCCAAGAAGGCGATCGCCGACGACCGGCGGGCCGTCGTGGTCGAGGGCTACACCGACGTGATGGCCGCCCACCTGTCCGGCGTCACCCAGGCCGTCGCCACCTGCGGCACGGCCTTCGGCGTCGAGCACATCAAGCTGTTGCGGCGGTTGCTGCGCGACGAGACGGCCGGCGAACAGGCCCGGGTGATCTTCACCTTCGACGGCGACGCAGCCGGGCAGAAGGCCGCGCTCAAGGCGTATGACGAGGACCAGCGCTGGGCCGCGCAGTCCTATGTCGCGGTGGCCGCGGACGGGCAGGACCCGTGCGAGTTGCGCATCTCCGGCGGCGCGGAGGCGGTGCGCGGCCTGGTCGAGCAGGCGACCCCGATGTTCGAGTTCGTGGTCGACACCACCCTCGCCCGGTTCGACCTCGACGCCGTCACCGGCCGCGTCGCGGCGATCAAGGCGCTGGCGCCGATCGTCGCCGACATCCGCGACGCGAACACCCGCAACGCGCAGACCCGCGAGGTGTCGCTCCGCATCGGCATCGGCATCGACGAGTTCGCCGAAGCGGTCCGGCGCGCGCCGCGCGGCGGCATCGCGAGCGCCCGCAAGGCGCGCGAGGAGGCCGGGCCGCGCCGCGGGGGCGAGCCGGACGGCGCGGGGGAGCAGGCGGGCGCGGGCGCCACGTCATACGAGGCGATGCTGCCGGACCTGCGCGACCCGATCGTGCGCGGCGAGCACATGCTGCTGCAGTGCCTCGTGCAGTTCCCGACCTCGGTGCCGCCGCAGCAGCTCGCGCTGGTCAAGCCGAGCGACTTCACCGCGCCGGCGCACCGGGCGGTCTTCGAGGGCATCGTCGCCGTCGGTCCCGACCCGGCCAAGTCACAGGCGGCGTGGCTGTCCGCGGTGACCGACCAGCTGCCGGAGGTGGTGCGCCCGCTCGTCGCCCAGCTCGCGGTCGAGCCGCTGCCGACCAAGCTGGACGGGCAGGGACGCCCCGACTGGCACTACGTGCGGTCGCTCGTCGTGCGGGTGCGCGAAGTGGCGCTGCGCCGGCAGATCGCCGAGACGATGAGCGCGCTGCGCCGCAGCGACGACGCGGAGCAGACCCGTGCGATCTCCGGCGAACTCACCACCCAGCAGCGCGCGTTGGCCGACCTGCTCGCCGGTCTGGAGTGA
- a CDS encoding class I SAM-dependent methyltransferase yields MALDSVDPPEFFDARRRSFGSNAQTYDEVRPDWPAPVMQWLTDDRAVPGRVLDVGCGTGKGSRTLLADGHEVVAVDPSLDMLQVLQTWRDAQPVPAQARLSIREGRAEALPLTDDHVDAAVCLQAWHWVDATQAAAEIARVLRPGGTFGLAWMAWLGDERWRDELAEIIGDPDLADAARQVIAGDYPFELEVEAFDGFEFAQFPHHVRQSVDDFVLHVSSWSAVAVSDDRERILARVRELAVRVCDADGTVTFDHMALCGRATMAV; encoded by the coding sequence ATGGCACTGGACAGCGTCGACCCGCCGGAGTTCTTCGATGCCCGCCGGCGCTCGTTCGGCTCCAACGCGCAGACGTATGACGAGGTCCGGCCCGACTGGCCCGCCCCGGTGATGCAGTGGCTCACCGACGACCGCGCCGTGCCCGGCCGGGTGCTCGACGTGGGCTGCGGCACCGGCAAGGGCAGCCGGACGCTGCTCGCCGACGGTCACGAGGTGGTGGCGGTCGACCCGTCGCTGGACATGCTGCAGGTGCTGCAGACCTGGCGCGACGCCCAGCCGGTGCCCGCGCAGGCGCGACTGTCGATCCGGGAGGGCCGCGCCGAGGCGCTGCCCCTCACCGACGACCACGTCGACGCGGCGGTGTGTCTGCAGGCGTGGCACTGGGTCGACGCGACCCAGGCCGCCGCCGAGATCGCGCGGGTGCTGCGGCCGGGCGGCACCTTCGGCCTGGCCTGGATGGCGTGGCTCGGCGACGAGCGCTGGCGCGACGAACTCGCCGAGATCATCGGTGACCCCGACCTCGCCGACGCCGCGCGTCAGGTGATCGCGGGGGACTACCCCTTCGAGTTGGAGGTCGAGGCGTTCGACGGTTTCGAGTTCGCGCAGTTCCCGCACCACGTCCGGCAGAGCGTCGACGACTTCGTGCTGCACGTGTCGTCGTGGTCGGCGGTCGCGGTCAGCGACGACCGCGAGCGGATCCTCGCCCGGGTGCGGGAGCTCGCGGTGCGCGTGTGCGACGCGGACGGCACGGTGACCTTCGATCACATGGCGCTCTGCGGCCGCGCGACAATGGCGGTCTGA